A window from Theropithecus gelada isolate Dixy chromosome 1, Tgel_1.0, whole genome shotgun sequence encodes these proteins:
- the LOC112611311 gene encoding guanylate-binding protein 1, translating into MASEVHMTGPMCLIENTNGRLMANPEALKILSAITQPVVVVAIVGLYRTGKSYLMNKLAGKKKGFSLGSTVQSHTKGIWMWCVPHPKKPGHVLVLLDTEGLGDVEKGDNQNDSWIFALAILLSSTFVYNSIGTINQQAMDQLHYVTELTHRIRSKSSPDENENEDSADFVSFFPDFVWTLRDFSLDLEAEGQPITADEYLTYSLKLKQGTSEKDKTFNLPRLCIRKYFPKKKCFVFDRPVHRKKLAQLEKLHDEELDPEFVQQVADFCSYIFSNSKTKTLSGGIKVNGPRLESLVLTYVNAISSGDLPCMENAVLALAQIENSAAVQKAIAHYEQQMGQKVQLPTETLQELLDLHRDSEREAIEVFIRSSFKDVDHLFQKELAAQLEKKRDDFCKQNQEASSGRCSALLQDIFSPLEEEVKMGIYSKPGGYRLFIQKLQDLKKKYHEEPRKGIQAEEILQTYLKSKESMTDAILQTDQTLTEKEKEIEVERVKAESAQASTKMLQEIQRKNEQMMEQKERSYQEHLKQLTEKMERDRAQLLKEQERTLALKLQEQERLLKEGFQTESRKMQNEIQDLQKKMRQRRICTIS; encoded by the exons ATGGCATCAGAGGTCCACATGACAGGCCCAATGTGCCTCATTGAGAACACTAATGGGCGACTGATGGCGAATCCAGAAGCTCTGAAGATCCTGTCTGCCATTACAcagcctgtggtggtggtggcgatTGTGGGCCTCTATCGCACAGGGAAATCCTACCTGATGAACAAGCTGGCTGGAAAGAAAAAGG GCTTCTCTCTGGGCTCCACAGTGCAGTCTCACACTAAAGGAATCTGGATGTGGTGCGTGCCCCATCCCAAGAAGCCAGGCCACGTCCTAGTTCTGCTGGACACCGAGGGTCTGGGAGATGTAGAGAAG GGTGACAACCAGAATGACTCCTGGATCTTCGCCCTGGCCATCCTCCTGAGCAGCACCTTCGTGTACAATAGCATAGGAACCATCAACCAGCAGGCCATGGACCAACTGCA CTATGTGACAGAGCTGACACATCGAATCCGATCAAAATCCTCACCtgatgagaatgagaatgaagatTCAGCTGACTTTGTGAGCTTCTTCCCAGACTTTGTGTGGACACTGAGAGATTTCTCCCTGGACTTAGAAGCAGAAGGACAACCCATCACAGCAGATGAGTACCTGACATACTCCCTGAAGCTGAAGCAAG GTACCAGtgaaaaagataaaacttttaATCTGCCCCGACTCTGTATCCGGAAGTACTTCCCAAAGAAGAAATGCTTTGTCTTTGATCGCCCCGTTCACCGCAAGAAGCTTGCCCAGCTCGAGAAACTACATGATGAAGAGCTGGACCCCGAATTTGTGCAACAAGTAGCAGACTTCTGTTCCTACATCTTTAGCAATTCCAAAACTAAAACTCTTTCAGGAGGCATCAAGGTCAACGGGCCTC GTCTAGAGAGCCTGGTGCTGACCTATGTCAATGCCATCAGCAGTGGCGATCTGCCCTGCATGGAGAATGCAGTCCTGGCCTTGGCCCAGATAGAGAACTCAGCTGCAGTGCAAAAGGCTATTGCCCACTACGAACAGCAGATGGGCCAGAAGGTGCAGCTGCCCACAGAAACCCTCCAGGAGCTGCTGGACCTGCACAGGGACAGTGAGAGAGAGGCCATTGAAGTCTTCATCAGGAGTTCCTTCAAAGATGTGGACCATCTATTTCAAAAAGAGTTAGCG GCCCAGCTAGAAAAAAAGCGGGATGACTTTTGTAAACAGAATCAGGAAGCATCATCAGGTCGTTGCTCAGCTTTACTTCAGGACATTTTCAGTCCTCTAGAAGAAGAAGTGAAGATGGGAATTTATTCAAAACCAGGGGGCTATCGTCTCTTTATTCAGAAGCTACAAGACCTGAAGAAAAAGTACCACGAGGAACCAAGGAAGGGGATACAG GCTGAAGAGATTCTACAGACATACTTGAAATCCAAGGAGTCTATGACTGATGCAATTCTACAGACAGACCAGACtctcacagaaaaggaaaaggagattgAAG TGGAACGTGTGAAAGCTGAGTCTGCACAGGCTTCAACAAAAATGTtgcaggaaatacaaagaaagaatgaGCAGATGATGGAACAGAAGGAGAGAAGCTATCAGGAACACTTGAAACAACTGACTGAGAAGATGGAGAGGGACAGGGCCCAGTTGCTGAAAGAGCAAGAGAGGACCCTCGCTCTTAAACTTCAG GAACAGGAGCGACTGCTAAAAGAGGGATTtcaaacagaaagcagaaaaatgcaaaatgagatACAGGATCTCCAGAAGAAAATGAGACAACGAAGGATATGTACCATAAGCTAA